TGTTTCACCCTCAATATTTATGAAAAGATTACCGGCGTTTATGCCATCGATCCCTATTTTAAAATAGAGCGTTTCAAAGGCTTTAACCGTTTTTAGCTTGCTGTGAATAAAAGCAGGCCATTCCTTAAGTTTTTGGTCGCGAAGATTTTTGTCTTGTACCTTAAAAAGATGGAAGTTCTTTATCACTTCGTCTCCTAAAATCGTTGCATCAGTTGGGAACTTCAATACAGAACATTTTTCCTGTTCGTAGTAAATTCCCGCGTTGTTTTTATACAGTGGCGCAATAATAATTTTTTTCTCCTGTTCAGAAATATATAACGAAACGCGCTTTACGTGATTGTTATTGATAGATTTTTTGTTGAAAAAGGCTAACATCCAATAAAATTAATAAAAAAAGCCACCCTTTCGGGCAGCTCTTCTTTCAAAATATAACATAAAACTTACTTGATCACAATTTCATAAGGCAACCTGGCCTGTGGGCTGCGCATTATTTGGGTAAGGCCTTTTAATTGTTCGTACACGCGGTAATTATCACCTAATTCTGATTTTAGCATTTTAGTTTTCATCTGGCCGGTTACATCACTATCCAGCTGTTTAAAAAAGCTTTTTTGCTCGGGGTAGCTTACCAGGTTATAGTTTTTAAGTTTGGCCTTTTTAGCAGCCGAAGCAATGGCATCGTTAATATTGCCTAAGCGGTCAACCAATCCAATTTTTATAGCCTGTGCGCCGGTCCAAACGCGGCCCTGCCCAATGCTGTTGACGTAGGCTTGTGTTTTGCCACGGCCTGCTGCAACGGCTTTGGTAAAATCATCATAACCATGGTTAACATTGTTTTGCAGTATTGCCCTTTCTTCGGGAGTTAATGGCCGGCTCACGTCGCCCAGGTCGGCATATTTTCCGGTTTTTACACCGTCAAAAGTAACGCCCAGCTTGTCATTAAACAGCTTTTGCATGTTAGGCAATACGGCAAAAATACCTATTGAGCCGGTTATGGTATTAGGTTCGGCAAATATCGAATCGGCGGCGCAACTGATATAGTAGCCACCCGAGGCGGCATAATCGCCCATCGAAACAATAATAGGTTTTACTTTTTTGGTAAGCGCAACTTCGCGCCATATCACATCAGATGCTAACGAGCTGCCGCCGGGCGAGTTAACCCGTAATACAACAGCCTTTACTTTATTATCTAAACGTACTTTACGGATTGCTTTTGAAATTCTTTCAGATCCGATGCTGTTATCATCGCCCTGGCCGCCGGTAATGTCGCCGCTGGCATAAACAATAGCTATGCGGTTTTTTGACGAATTATCGTCATCTGTATTACCATCGGTTTTGCTTTTGGTATACTCGTCAAGATCAACGCTGGCAATATCTTCTTTTTTGCCTTTGCCTGTACGCTGCCTAAGTTCATCTAAAAGCTCGTCCTTATATTTTAGGCCATCTATCAGCTTCAGTTTCACTGCGTCTTCGGGAAATTGAACTCGACCGCTATTTGCATAATTAAACAACGAATCTTTATTAATGCCACGGCTTTTGCTGATGCCGGTTAAAAAATGGTCATATAATGAACCTAAATAGGAGGTAACCTGCAAACGGTTAGGCTCGCTCATTTTGGTGAGGAATAAAGGCTCAACTGCGCTTTTGTAGGTGCCTACCTTAATAATTTGTACCTCGATGCCCAGTTTATCAAGCGCGCCTTTCAGGAAAGTAACTTGCTGGCTAAAACCGGTAAACTCAAAAATGCCTTTGGGGTTCATATATACTTTATCGGCAACCGATGCCAGATAATAAAAACCCTGGGTGTAAATTTCTGAGTAGGCTATAACAAATTTACCCGATTTTTTAAAGTTGATTAACGCATTACGGATTTCTTCGGTGGTGGCCTGGCCCGATGTCATATAGCTTTCGTCTAAAAAGATACCTTTGATGTTGGGGTCGGTTTTTGCTTTTTTAATGTTGGCCAAAATATCATTTAAGCCGGTTGATTTATCGCTGTTTAACCCCAAAAAACTTAACCCGGCAAGCGGGTTGTTTGGCGTACGCTCGGTTATTGGGGTGGTAAATGCCATGTGCAATACAGAACCGGGCTCAACTTCTACCTCTTTTTCACCGCTGGCGGCAACTATTATACCTACAATTATTAAAGCCAGTATCACTGTTGTTAATACTACCCCCAGCATGGTGGCAAAAACGAATTTGAAGAATTGTTTCATTAATGTTATAAATCTGTTTAACTATGCAAACTTAGTAATTCAATACCGTATAGTGGTAAGAGCCTGTTCTATAATATTTGTTACAACATGATTGATGTTTTTTTACTTTTGGGCAGCAACCTTGGCAATAGAAAATTGCTGCTGAACGAGGCAATTGAGCGCATTGAAGCTGCTGTAGGGCCGGTATTACAGGCTTCATCAGTTTATGAAACACAATCATGGGGCAAAACCGAAGCCCCCGATTATTTGAACCAGGTGCTGCTGCTGCAAACTGATTTAAAAGCGCGGGAAGTGCTCGGGAAAATATTGGCAATTGAGCTGTTAATGGGACGCAGGCGCGAAGAAAAATGGGGCTCGCGGACGATTGATATTGATATTTTGTTTTACGGCGATGCCATTATTGATGAGCCGGATTTGAAAATACCGCACCCTGAAATGCATAAACGGAGGTTTACCTTAGCGCCTTTGGCCGAACTGGTGCCTGAATTTGAACACCCCCTAATAAAAAAAAATATTTTGCAGCTAAAAAATGAACTTATTGATGACTTGGTCGTAAAAAAAGTATAATTTTGAATATTCATAAATCTTTATATGTCAGATATTTCACCCGAACAAGACTTTGATCTTTCTTTCCTATATGAAATTGCCGATGGCAGCGATGAATTTATTGTGGAATCAATTGGTATGTTTCTGGAGCAAACACCTCAATTATTGGGTATGATAACTGTTGCCCTTGAATCGGGCGACTGGGCTGAAGCCGGTAAAGCATCGCATAAATTGAAACCCAATCTTGGCTTTTTTGGTATGCCGATAAGCCAGGCTACTATTCAGGAAGTTGAATTGGCTTGTAAAGCAGGCGGCCAAAACCCGGAAGAAATTTTTGCCAAATTTAACCAGGTAAAAGCAACTGTTAATGCTAATTTGATTACCCTGCAGCAAATTAAAGCCGAAAAAGAAGCCAGTCTTTAAGGAGGTAAAAGGTTAAAGGCGAAAGGTAAAAGGTTTTTTGCTTAAAATATAAAAGAGGCCATCCTTAAAAGGGTGGCCTCTTTGCATTCTATGTCCTTATAAATTGAACAAAAAAAGAGGCTACCTCTCAGTGAGATAACCTCTTTTTATATTTTAGAGTTGTTAAAGCCTTTCGCCTTTTATAGAGTGGTAAAAACCTTTCGCCTTTTTCCTTTCAACTTTCACCTTTTTCCTCAAAAACTAAACTTCTACTACCTTAAAAGTATAGCTTTCCATAATAAGGTTGGCCAATAAGTTTTTGCAGGCTTCGTCTACTTTGTTGTGTGCTGTTTCGGCGCTGTCAGCTTCAAGTTCAAGGGTGATATGCTTGCCAATACGTACGTTTTGAATTTCGGCTAAACCGAGGTTTTTCATGCTTCCTGTTACTGCTTTTCCTTGCGGGTCAAGAATTTCTTTTTTGGGCATTACGTCAATTTCAGCCTGGAACTTTGTCATTAGTTATTTTAGTTTGAATTAAAGATAAGGTGATGTACATAAATATAACCACCGGAACTGCCACAAATTTAAAAAATAGAATCAGTATTGCCGAAAACATGAGCAGTAAATAACGGAAAATGTTTTTATTGAAGTCGCGGTTCTTGAATTTAAGCGACATCAGCGGCAATTCGGACACCAGCAGGGTACACATGATAACTATCAGTACAGTTAACGTATACGGATTTAGGATAAAGCGGGCCAAAACCTCGTACTGGTCAATAATTAATGGCAACGATGCTATAAATATAGCATTGGCAGGTGTTGGCAAACCAATAAAGCTATCTGATTGACGGGTATCATTATTGAATTTGGCCAGGCGCAAAGCCGAAAACACAGTTATTAAAAACGCAACGTAACACAAATAGTCGCTTACGTGATTAATTTGCGGAGCCTTTAAAAACAGCTCATACAATATAGCCGACGGCAAAAAGCCAAAGCTTACCATATCGGCCAACGAATCCAGGTCTTTACCTATAAACGAGTAGGAGTTAAGTACCCTGGATGCAAAGCCATCAAAAAAATCAAAAATGGCGGCAAGAAAAATAGCGTAGGAAGCAATTAATAAATTACCCTGAAAGGCAAACACTATCCCTATACAGCCGCTAAACAGGTTGGCGCAGGTTATGGTATTGGGCAGGTGTTTTCTAACGCGTCTCTTCATTTTGTGTTACGAAGTTATCAGGATTTTATTAAGTAATAATGAAGTTACAAATAATATTTACATTAAATATAACTTCATTACCACTAAAATATTACGAATTCATCGAAATCAGGAATTCTTCGTTTGTTTTGGTACCCCTTATTTGTGCCTGTAAAAACTCCATTGATTCTTGCGAGTTCATGTCGGCCAGGTGGTTACGCAATATCCAGATGCGTTGCAGTGTTTCGCGATCAAGCAAGAGATCGTCGCGGCGGGTACTTGATGCAGTGATGTCTATAGCAGGGAAAATACGTTTGTTTGAAAGTTTACGATCCAACTGTAACTCCATGTTACCGGTACCTTTAAACTCTTCAAAAATAACCTCATCCATTTTTGATCCGGTTTCTGTAAGTGCAGTAGCGATGATGGTTAATGAACCGCCATCTTCAATATTACGGGCCGCGCCAAAAAAGCGTTTTGGTTTGTGTAATGCGTTGGCATCAACACCACCCGATAGTATTTTACCGGATGCCGGTGCTACAGTGTTATAAGCACGGGCCAGGCGGGTAATTGAATCTAAAAGGATTACCACATCATGACCACATTCTACCATACGCTTTGCTTTCTCCAAAACAATATTGGCAATTTTCACGTGGCGCTCGGCAGGCTCATCAAATGTTGATGATACTACCTCGGCGCGTACGCTGCGGGCCATATCGGTTACCTCTTCGGGGCGCTCGTCAATCAGTAAAATAATCAGGTAAACTTCGGGGTGGTTACGGGCAATAGCATTGGCCACATCCTTTAATAACATGGTTTTACCTGTTTTAGGCTGCGCCACGATTAACCCACGCTGACCTTTACCGATAGGCGAGAACAAATCCATAATACGGGTTGAATAATTACCCGGATCGGTAAACAAACTCAGTTTCTCGGATGGGAAAAGCGGTGTTAAGTGATCAAAAGGAACGCGGTCACGAACTTCGGCAGGTATACGGCCGTTAATAGCTTCAACACGTACCAAAGGAAAGTATTTTTCGCCTTCTTTTGGTGGACGGATGCTACCGCGAACGGTATCACCTGTTTTTAAGCCGAAAAGTTTTATTTGCGATTGTGATACGTAAATATCATCGGGAGAAGTAAGGTAGTTATAATCAGACGATCTTAAAAAGCCATAACCATCGGGCATAATTTCCAATACACCTTCGTTTACAATAACATTGTCAAAATCAAGGTTTATTGGTGGCTCCTGGGCTTTTTGCTGGTTAGGGTTGCCATTTGGCTGGCGCCTGTCAAATTTTTGCGGGCGGCCTTCGGCCACAACGGCTTCGGGTTTTGGTGCCGATTCTCCGGGTTGGTTATCAGGGGTTTCGCCTGTTACGGGCGCCGGCAGGGTTGTATCATTAACAGCATCTGCGTTGTTTTGATCGTCCTCTTCCTGGTCAAACAGGTTGGTATCGTCCAAAGGCACTTCAACACGGGGCTGCGTTTTTGGTTTTAACACGCGGGTACGTTTGCGTGTTTTTTCACCGGCTTCTTCGGCTACAGGCTCGGCTGTAATTGGTGCATAATTTTGTTCAACAATGTTCTGTTGTACCCTTGCGGCCTCAATTAATTGTTGTTGTTCAATAATACGTGCAATTAGCTGAGCTTTACGTAGTTCGTCGGCCTCAGCAATACCTAAATTTTTTGCAATTTCGCGCAACTCTGAAACGAGTTTGTCGTTCAATTCGATTTTATCAGACATGATATGAATTATAGTTCAAAGGGATTTTTAATATCGTAAATAGTTTTCAAATGGTTATAAAACTTCCATGTGCATTTTGGCTTATACGTTGTTACACACGGGGTGTTATAGTAAGAAATTGATCTTGAAGCATTGATTAAATAAACATCCAAACCCACTCAAAACATTAGTTAATAAATATTGTGGGGTTTTAAATTGTTTCTTTGGTGCAAGAAAAAATTCAAAGGAAAACGATGCAATTGTAAACAATTATTTCTTAATATCAAATTAATTAAATAAATATCTCCACTGGTATAACGTTTAAGCTAAATTTTTAGTTTTTTTGCCATCCGAATATTTAACCCCTCCCTATGATATCGCGCAGGCAGCTAATAGACCAGATCAAGCAAAAAAAATCCTTTTTATGTGTAGGCCTTGATACCGACATTGATAAGATACCCGAATTTTTAAAGGAATATCCCGATCCCATCCTTGAGTTTAATAAACGCATTATTGACGCCACTAAAGACCTTTGCATATCCTACAAACCCAATGCCGCTTTTTACGAGGCGCGGGGTATAAAAGGCCTGCAAAGCCTGATAGATACCTGGAAATACCTGCCAACAGATACCTTAAATATAATAGACGCTAAAAGGGGCGATATCGGTAACACATCTGATAAATACGCTACCGCTTTTTTTAATGAAGATGCATCGGGCATGAGCTTTGATGCTATCACCATAACCCCCTATATGGGGAATGACAGTGTTACGCCTTACCTTAAATATGATGGTAAATGGATTATTATCCTGGCGCTCACGTCATCAGTAGGCAGTAAGGATTTTCAGTACCTGGAAACCGGCGACGGTTATTTGTACGAAACCGTAATCCAAAAAGCCAATACCTGGGCAGGGGCTGATAGGATCATGTATGTGGTAGGTGCCACCAAAAGCACCGAATTTACCAATATCCGCAAATACGCGCCAGATAACTTCCTGCTGGTGCCCGGAGTTGGCGCGCAGGGAGGCAGCCTGGAAGAAGTTTGCAAATATGGCATCACTAAAGAATGCGGCCTGATTGTAAATGCGTCCCGCTCCATCATCTATGCGGGCAACGATGAAAACTTTGCCGAAGCCGCCCGCGCCGAAGCATTACGCATGCAGCAGCAAATGGAGGTGGAATTGGAGAAGGCGGGGGTTATTTAGATAGTATCAAGTAGCATAGTATCAAGTAGCAAGATTTTTTGTTGTGCGGTTTGGGGTTAAAATAGGTTGGTGGTTGATTTGGTTAAATAGTTGATTAGGTTAAGCTTCGGGTAAATAAAAGGGCATTGGTTCGGCTTCTTTTTCATGTTTATTGCCAAAGTTGATTTTTGATAACACGGTTTCGAGGGCCGGCAGCGTATTGTTGAGGTGTTTTGTTTTGATGAGGAAATTCCACACCGGTTCAAATTTTTTCCAGCCGCCGGCATAAAAAAAGTGTTTGAGCTTGTGCGTATGCGATTGGTGCTGAATGCTGGCTTTGAAGATGTTGTTCCACTTATAAAATTCCCTATAAGCCCACCAGTAGCCATCTTCCAGTTCTTGCGCGCTTAAGCCAATGGTTTGGTAAACTACTTTGCGGGTATCATACAAATCCCAGTTTTTGGTAATTATCCTTCCCTGCCTTTCCATGCTTTTAAACAATTCGGTACCCGGGTAGGGGGTTAACACATGATAGGTTGATGTAGTAATAGAATGTTTTACACCCCAATCAACCGTTCGCTTGAAAACATCTTTGTCATCATCATCCAACCCAAAAACAAAACTACCGTTTATCATGATGCCAAGGCTGTGGAGCCTGTTTACGGCTTTTACATAATCTTTTTCGAGGTTTTGCTTTTTATTACTTTGTTTAAGGTTTTGCGGCGAAAATGTTTCGAAACCGACAAATAAACTCCTTAAGCCGGCTTCGGCGGCCTTTTCAACAAGGTTTCCCCTTAATATGGAATCTACAGTTGCGGCTCCTTGGAAAACGCGGTTCATGCCCTGCATCCCCTCAAATAAAGCAGCCGAGAATTTGGTGTTGCCTAATAAGTGATCGTCTAAAAAATATAAATGCCTGCCGGGCAGCCTGTCAATTTCGGCAAGGGCATCGTCAACCTCCTGGGTGTAAAAAGTACGGCCTCCTTCAAAAAAAGCATCCTTATAACAAAAGCTGCAATGATGCGGGCAGCCCCTGGTAACTACAATAGAGTTGGGTACAAGGTACAAGTGCCTTTTGATGAGGTCCCGGCGGATGGGCGGAACCTTTTCTAAGGTGCGGATGGTTGAATTATATATTTTTTGAGGACAGCGATTTTTAAAATCCAACAAAAACTTGGGGAATGTATCTTCTCCCGGTCCTGTAAAAATACTGTCGGCATGCGGTGCGGCTTCAAACGGCAGCGAGGTAACGTGCAGGCCGCCAAGAATAACGTAAGCTCCTTTTGCGCGGTAATGGTCGGCAATTTTGTAGGCGCGGTAAGCATTGGTGATGTACACCTGTATAACCACCAGGTCGGGGTTATCATCTAAATTAAGTTTCTCTACATGTTGATCCTGCAAATCTATTTCATCATCGGGGGATAGGTATGCAGCCAGCGTGGCCAAACCTAAAGGAGGAAACAGGGAATATTTTATCGGCCTCCAAAACGGACTTTCGGCTTCGGTTAAGGCTGGAAGGATCATTTTAACTTTCATAGATAGTGAATAAAAGTACTTTGATATACAAAGTAAATGAATTGAATTTAATTAAACAAACAATCTGTGTTATAAATTTGGTGTGCAGCCTAAATTGCACGATACATCAATTTAGTGTTAACCATGTTAAAATATAATATATTGATTATTAAATAATTACAAATATTTTATCCGAAATGTGTTAAGTTATGTTAACCCAATTAGATACGTTTGTCTTGCCTTGATCCTTGCCTCTTGATTCTTCTTATCGCAAAAATTCCTAACTTACCGCCTCGTAAGTTGACGCTATGAAAAAAACACTACTCTCGCTTTTTGCGCTATCCTGTGCGTTGTATGCTACTGCTCAAACAAATCCATTTAAACCAGCCGATTTTTATAAAATTCCAACAGTAAGTGACCCGCAGCTTTCGCCTGATGGCAAGTGGGTGGCCTACAGCGTATCTGAAGTTGATACGGCCAAGGACAAGCGGGTATCGCACCTGTGGATGCAAAGCTGGGACGGTAAGGAATCAATAGAGTTAACGCATGGCGACGAAGCAGCTTCGGCGCCGCGATGGTCGCCGGATGGTAAGTATTTGTCGTTTGTCTCGTCCCGCGATTCAAAAAAGGGCGGCCAGATTTGGCTGATGGACAGGCGCGGAGGCGAAGGCGTGAAGCTGACAGACATTAAAGGCGATGTAGGCGAATATGCCTGGTCGCCGGATGGTAAAAAACTGGTAATTGTTATTGGCGACCTTGAAAATAAAGGTAAAGAAGAGCCCAAAACGCCTAAACCCATTGTCATCGACCGTTATCATTTTAAACAGGATATAGAAGGCTACCTGCAGCACCTGCACAAGCATTTGTACCTGTTTGATGTTGCAGCAAAAAAGCTTGATACTTTAACCAAAGGGGATAAAGATGAAAGCTCGCCGGTATGGTCGCCGGATGGTAAAACGATAGCTTTTGTGAGCAACCGCAGTGCCGACCCCGATAAAAATGAGAATACAGATATTTTTACCATTGATGCCCGGCCGAATGCCAGTATGCTCCAGATTACTTCGTGGAAAGGCCCAGATACAAACCCGCAGTGGAGCCCTGACGGGAAACTAATAGCCTTTTTGCGCTCTACCAGTGATGCTGATTATATGATGTACGATCAAAATATGTTGTGCACCATGGATGTGGTTGGCTCCAATAAAAAGATACTAACACAGCAGCTTGATAGGCCAGTGACCGACCTGGCCTGGGCAAAAGACAGTAAAAATATCTCGTTTTTAGTTGTTGACGACCGTGAACGCTATGTGGCCAGCGTGAACATAAACAATGGTAAAATAAGTACGGTTAATAAAGGTGCCTACAGCATTGCGGATATAGTTACCAGCATAAGTGGCAACTGGGCTGTTCAAAAAACCGATCCTTATACCCCTGCCGAGTTATTCGCGTTGGAAGGTGGCAAGCTGCGCCGCTTAACCTTCCATCAGCAAGCCTGGTTATCCAATGTTAAACTGGCCCATGTAGAAGGTTTTGAATCTACCAGTGCAGATGGTACCCTGGTTAATGGTATTGTTTTAACGCCCGATAGTAATGCCAAAAAGTTACCTTTTATTTTATTTATACACGGCGGCCCCGTTGGGCAGGATGAATATGCCTTTGATGCCGTACGCCAGGTTTTGGCCTGCGCGGGTTATGCCGTTGCCGGTGTAAATTATAGGGGTAGCAACGGCCGTGGCCTTGACTATTGCAAAGCCATTTATGCCGACTGGGGCAACAAAGAAGTAAAAGACCTGCTGGGCGCGGTAGATAAACTGGAAAAATTAGGTATTGCCGATCCCGACCATTTAGGCATAGGCGGATGGAGCTACGGCGGCATCCTTACCGATTATACCATCGCATCTGATACCCGCTTTAAAGCTGCGGCCAGCGGCGCCGGCAGTGCCTTGCAATTAGCAGTTTATGGCAGCGA
The genomic region above belongs to Mucilaginibacter sp. KACC 22773 and contains:
- the purS gene encoding phosphoribosylformylglycinamidine synthase subunit PurS, coding for MTKFQAEIDVMPKKEILDPQGKAVTGSMKNLGLAEIQNVRIGKHITLELEADSAETAHNKVDEACKNLLANLIMESYTFKVVEV
- the folK gene encoding 2-amino-4-hydroxy-6-hydroxymethyldihydropteridine diphosphokinase, with translation MIDVFLLLGSNLGNRKLLLNEAIERIEAAVGPVLQASSVYETQSWGKTEAPDYLNQVLLLQTDLKAREVLGKILAIELLMGRRREEKWGSRTIDIDILFYGDAIIDEPDLKIPHPEMHKRRFTLAPLAELVPEFEHPLIKKNILQLKNELIDDLVVKKV
- the rho gene encoding transcription termination factor Rho is translated as MSDKIELNDKLVSELREIAKNLGIAEADELRKAQLIARIIEQQQLIEAARVQQNIVEQNYAPITAEPVAEEAGEKTRKRTRVLKPKTQPRVEVPLDDTNLFDQEEDDQNNADAVNDTTLPAPVTGETPDNQPGESAPKPEAVVAEGRPQKFDRRQPNGNPNQQKAQEPPINLDFDNVIVNEGVLEIMPDGYGFLRSSDYNYLTSPDDIYVSQSQIKLFGLKTGDTVRGSIRPPKEGEKYFPLVRVEAINGRIPAEVRDRVPFDHLTPLFPSEKLSLFTDPGNYSTRIMDLFSPIGKGQRGLIVAQPKTGKTMLLKDVANAIARNHPEVYLIILLIDERPEEVTDMARSVRAEVVSSTFDEPAERHVKIANIVLEKAKRMVECGHDVVILLDSITRLARAYNTVAPASGKILSGGVDANALHKPKRFFGAARNIEDGGSLTIIATALTETGSKMDEVIFEEFKGTGNMELQLDRKLSNKRIFPAIDITASSTRRDDLLLDRETLQRIWILRNHLADMNSQESMEFLQAQIRGTKTNEEFLISMNS
- the pssA gene encoding CDP-diacylglycerol--serine O-phosphatidyltransferase, which translates into the protein MKRRVRKHLPNTITCANLFSGCIGIVFAFQGNLLIASYAIFLAAIFDFFDGFASRVLNSYSFIGKDLDSLADMVSFGFLPSAILYELFLKAPQINHVSDYLCYVAFLITVFSALRLAKFNNDTRQSDSFIGLPTPANAIFIASLPLIIDQYEVLARFILNPYTLTVLIVIMCTLLVSELPLMSLKFKNRDFNKNIFRYLLLMFSAILILFFKFVAVPVVIFMYITLSLIQTKITNDKVPG
- the sppA gene encoding signal peptide peptidase SppA, which encodes MKQFFKFVFATMLGVVLTTVILALIIVGIIVAASGEKEVEVEPGSVLHMAFTTPITERTPNNPLAGLSFLGLNSDKSTGLNDILANIKKAKTDPNIKGIFLDESYMTSGQATTEEIRNALINFKKSGKFVIAYSEIYTQGFYYLASVADKVYMNPKGIFEFTGFSQQVTFLKGALDKLGIEVQIIKVGTYKSAVEPLFLTKMSEPNRLQVTSYLGSLYDHFLTGISKSRGINKDSLFNYANSGRVQFPEDAVKLKLIDGLKYKDELLDELRQRTGKGKKEDIASVDLDEYTKSKTDGNTDDDNSSKNRIAIVYASGDITGGQGDDNSIGSERISKAIRKVRLDNKVKAVVLRVNSPGGSSLASDVIWREVALTKKVKPIIVSMGDYAASGGYYISCAADSIFAEPNTITGSIGIFAVLPNMQKLFNDKLGVTFDGVKTGKYADLGDVSRPLTPEERAILQNNVNHGYDDFTKAVAAGRGKTQAYVNSIGQGRVWTGAQAIKIGLVDRLGNINDAIASAAKKAKLKNYNLVSYPEQKSFFKQLDSDVTGQMKTKMLKSELGDNYRVYEQLKGLTQIMRSPQARLPYEIVIK
- a CDS encoding alpha/beta hydrolase family protein is translated as MKKTLLSLFALSCALYATAQTNPFKPADFYKIPTVSDPQLSPDGKWVAYSVSEVDTAKDKRVSHLWMQSWDGKESIELTHGDEAASAPRWSPDGKYLSFVSSRDSKKGGQIWLMDRRGGEGVKLTDIKGDVGEYAWSPDGKKLVIVIGDLENKGKEEPKTPKPIVIDRYHFKQDIEGYLQHLHKHLYLFDVAAKKLDTLTKGDKDESSPVWSPDGKTIAFVSNRSADPDKNENTDIFTIDARPNASMLQITSWKGPDTNPQWSPDGKLIAFLRSTSDADYMMYDQNMLCTMDVVGSNKKILTQQLDRPVTDLAWAKDSKNISFLVVDDRERYVASVNINNGKISTVNKGAYSIADIVTSISGNWAVQKTDPYTPAELFALEGGKLRRLTFHQQAWLSNVKLAHVEGFESTSADGTLVNGIVLTPDSNAKKLPFILFIHGGPVGQDEYAFDAVRQVLACAGYAVAGVNYRGSNGRGLDYCKAIYADWGNKEVKDLLGAVDKLEKLGIADPDHLGIGGWSYGGILTDYTIASDTRFKAAASGAGSALQLAVYGSDQYVLQYENEIGVPWKNADKWIALSYPFFHADKIKTPVLYMSGLKDFNVPTIGSEQMYQALRSQGIPTELILYPNSFHGITKPSYQVDRLQRYVEWYDKYLKK
- a CDS encoding B12-binding domain-containing radical SAM protein; this translates as MKVKMILPALTEAESPFWRPIKYSLFPPLGLATLAAYLSPDDEIDLQDQHVEKLNLDDNPDLVVIQVYITNAYRAYKIADHYRAKGAYVILGGLHVTSLPFEAAPHADSIFTGPGEDTFPKFLLDFKNRCPQKIYNSTIRTLEKVPPIRRDLIKRHLYLVPNSIVVTRGCPHHCSFCYKDAFFEGGRTFYTQEVDDALAEIDRLPGRHLYFLDDHLLGNTKFSAALFEGMQGMNRVFQGAATVDSILRGNLVEKAAEAGLRSLFVGFETFSPQNLKQSNKKQNLEKDYVKAVNRLHSLGIMINGSFVFGLDDDDKDVFKRTVDWGVKHSITTSTYHVLTPYPGTELFKSMERQGRIITKNWDLYDTRKVVYQTIGLSAQELEDGYWWAYREFYKWNNIFKASIQHQSHTHKLKHFFYAGGWKKFEPVWNFLIKTKHLNNTLPALETVLSKINFGNKHEKEAEPMPFYLPEA
- the pyrF gene encoding orotidine-5'-phosphate decarboxylase gives rise to the protein MSRRQLIDQIKQKKSFLCVGLDTDIDKIPEFLKEYPDPILEFNKRIIDATKDLCISYKPNAAFYEARGIKGLQSLIDTWKYLPTDTLNIIDAKRGDIGNTSDKYATAFFNEDASGMSFDAITITPYMGNDSVTPYLKYDGKWIIILALTSSVGSKDFQYLETGDGYLYETVIQKANTWAGADRIMYVVGATKSTEFTNIRKYAPDNFLLVPGVGAQGGSLEEVCKYGITKECGLIVNASRSIIYAGNDENFAEAARAEALRMQQQMEVELEKAGVI
- a CDS encoding Hpt domain-containing protein, giving the protein MSDISPEQDFDLSFLYEIADGSDEFIVESIGMFLEQTPQLLGMITVALESGDWAEAGKASHKLKPNLGFFGMPISQATIQEVELACKAGGQNPEEIFAKFNQVKATVNANLITLQQIKAEKEASL